The proteins below come from a single Clarias gariepinus isolate MV-2021 ecotype Netherlands chromosome 17, CGAR_prim_01v2, whole genome shotgun sequence genomic window:
- the npm2b gene encoding nucleoplasmin-2b, producing MSKSEKPLSTLWGCELNESNKQESFKTDDTNHQHQLALRTMCLGHTAKDEFNIVELISGDSDAKGVPIATLHAKSMPTVNLSGLDLHPPVTFRLKHGSGPVFVGAEHVALEDFSDEEMEDEMEEEVEEEEEDIEESPVKKVTKNTAGKRKKPEKEDEEEEEGENNPPKKGKGRGRKPLAAKV from the exons GCTGTGAACTAAATGAATCAAACAAGCAAGAATCTTTCAAGACCGATGACACAAACCATCAGCACCAGCTTGCATTAAGAACT aTGTGCTTGGGCCACACTGCCAAAGATGAATTTAACATTGTTGAATTGATTTCTGGAGATAGTGATGCCAAAGGTGTGCCAATTGCAACTCTACATGCCAAATCAATGCCAACA GTCAACTTGTCTGGCTTAGACTTGCATCCTCCAGTGACATTTCGGCTGAAGCATGGCTCAGGCCCAGTATTTGTTGGTGCAGAACACGTAGCCT tgGAAGACTTTTCAGATGAAGAAATGGAAGATgagatggaggaggaggtggaggaagaggaggaagataTTGAGGAGTCCCCTGTAAAGAAAGTCACAAAAAACACTGCTGGCAAA agaaagaaaccagaaaaagaagatgagga AGAAGAAGAAGGTGAAAACAATCCTCCTAAGAAG GGAAAAGGAAGGGGTAGAAAGCCATTGGCTGCAAAGGTTTGA